One Deinococcus sp. LM3 genomic region harbors:
- a CDS encoding extracellular solute-binding protein, whose product MKKALLIAAALAVTTSASAAGKLEIFSWWSGDEGPALEALVKLYKAKYPTVAVDNATVSGGAGTNAKAVLKTRMLGGTPPDSFQAHAGQELIGTWVVAGRMEDLSSLFKSEGWDKAFPKDLLKLISTNGKPWSVPVNVHRSNVMWYNPAKLKAWGVTVPKTWPEFLKTCTTLKAKGVAAPLVVGENWTQQHLWESVMIGTLGAANWENLWAGKLKFTDPKVVAGFTTFGKVMDCANKDASGLSWQQASDRIIDGTSAFNVMGDWAAGYFTTTKKLAPNTGFGWAAAPGTTKTFVMLADSFGLPKGTKNRAEAINWLKLMGSKAGQDAFNPLKGSIAARIDSDLSKYNTYGKSAAADWKSNKIVGSLVHGAVAPESFMSAFGAVIDQYVSSRNSAGAAAAAQQLAVRAGIGK is encoded by the coding sequence ATGAAAAAAGCACTGCTGATCGCCGCCGCCCTCGCCGTCACCACCAGCGCCTCTGCCGCTGGCAAGCTCGAGATCTTCTCCTGGTGGTCCGGTGACGAGGGTCCCGCCCTGGAAGCCCTGGTCAAGCTGTACAAGGCCAAGTACCCCACGGTCGCGGTGGACAACGCCACCGTCTCCGGCGGCGCCGGCACGAACGCCAAGGCCGTCCTGAAGACCCGCATGCTGGGCGGCACGCCCCCCGACTCCTTCCAGGCGCACGCCGGTCAGGAACTCATCGGCACCTGGGTCGTCGCCGGGCGCATGGAAGACCTGAGCAGCCTGTTCAAGAGCGAGGGCTGGGACAAGGCCTTCCCCAAGGACCTGCTGAAGCTGATCAGCACGAACGGCAAGCCCTGGAGCGTGCCCGTGAACGTGCACCGCAGCAACGTCATGTGGTACAACCCCGCCAAACTGAAGGCCTGGGGCGTCACCGTGCCCAAGACCTGGCCCGAATTCCTCAAGACCTGCACCACCCTGAAAGCCAAGGGCGTGGCCGCGCCGCTGGTCGTCGGCGAGAACTGGACCCAGCAGCACCTCTGGGAGAGCGTCATGATCGGCACGCTGGGCGCCGCCAACTGGGAGAACCTGTGGGCCGGCAAGCTGAAGTTCACGGACCCCAAGGTCGTCGCGGGCTTCACCACCTTCGGCAAGGTCATGGACTGCGCCAACAAGGACGCGTCGGGCCTCAGCTGGCAGCAGGCCAGTGACCGCATCATCGACGGCACCAGCGCCTTCAACGTGATGGGCGACTGGGCCGCCGGGTACTTCACGACCACCAAGAAACTCGCCCCGAACACCGGCTTCGGCTGGGCCGCCGCCCCCGGCACCACCAAGACCTTCGTGATGCTCGCCGACTCCTTCGGCCTGCCCAAGGGCACCAAGAACCGCGCCGAGGCCATCAACTGGCTGAAACTGATGGGCAGCAAGGCCGGCCAGGACGCCTTCAACCCCCTGAAAGGCTCCATCGCCGCGCGCATCGACAGTGACCTGAGCAAGTACAACACCTACGGCAAGAGCGCCGCCGCCGACTGGAAGAGCAACAAGATCGTCGGCAGCCTCGTCCACGGCGCCGTCGCCCCCGAAAGCTTCATGAGCGCCTTCGGCGCCGTGATCGACCAGTACGTGTCCAGCCGCAACAGCGCCGGCGCTGCCGCCGCCGCGCAGCAGCTGGCCGTGCGCGCCGGCATCGGCAAGTAA
- a CDS encoding ROK family protein translates to MIRTEHPTTDTLDLAAIRARHTLLLLDLLWNGDLARVDIARELGLSRSAISSIVTELISVGLVQEVGTRGSGGVGRRATLLNLNTRAAALLAIDLGASHARVDVLDLHCHTLSSLTVPHDIVSGPQATYTLLGALSAQAMRAAGIQSAQVALVGIGVPGPVDHDTGRVVQPPNMPGWDGENIREALQNLLHLEVLVDNDANLGALAEARFGAHRGTQDLIYVKAATGIGAGVLLGGRLHRGARGGAGEIGHISINEQGPVGRSGNPGSLESYAAAQVLVALARSRRAAGAPSQLPEPITLEGLLAHANTDPLARAVWEEAGHHLGVAISTTLNLFNPQAVVIGGRLAQAGEVLLGAIRASAQGRTMRINVDRARIDLGTLGVDAGVRGAGAMMLDSLFTPRGLPHLYGIARMAQNTRDIGEASASRAPPAGPSPPRPAERTTHPPTRPVSHGGTP, encoded by the coding sequence ATGATCCGCACCGAACACCCCACCACGGACACCCTGGACCTCGCGGCCATCCGCGCGCGGCACACGCTGCTGCTGCTGGACCTGCTGTGGAACGGGGACCTGGCACGGGTGGACATCGCCCGCGAACTGGGCCTGTCGCGCAGCGCCATCAGCTCCATCGTCACGGAACTGATCAGCGTCGGACTGGTGCAGGAAGTCGGGACGCGCGGCAGCGGCGGCGTGGGGCGGCGCGCGACCCTGCTGAACCTCAACACCCGCGCCGCCGCCCTGCTCGCCATCGACCTGGGCGCCAGCCACGCCCGCGTGGACGTGCTGGACCTGCACTGCCACACTCTCTCCAGCCTGACCGTCCCGCACGACATCGTCAGCGGCCCGCAGGCCACCTACACCCTGCTCGGCGCCCTGAGCGCCCAGGCCATGCGCGCCGCCGGCATCCAGAGCGCGCAGGTCGCCCTGGTCGGTATCGGCGTGCCCGGACCGGTCGACCACGACACCGGCCGCGTCGTGCAGCCACCCAACATGCCCGGCTGGGACGGCGAGAACATCCGCGAGGCCCTGCAGAACCTGCTGCACCTCGAAGTCCTCGTCGACAACGACGCCAACCTGGGCGCCCTCGCCGAGGCCCGCTTCGGCGCGCACCGGGGCACGCAGGACCTGATCTACGTCAAGGCCGCCACCGGCATCGGGGCCGGCGTGCTGCTCGGCGGCCGCCTGCACCGGGGCGCGCGCGGCGGCGCCGGCGAGATCGGTCACATCAGCATCAACGAGCAGGGACCGGTGGGCCGCAGCGGCAACCCCGGCAGCCTCGAAAGTTACGCCGCCGCGCAGGTGCTCGTGGCGCTGGCCCGCTCCCGGCGGGCGGCCGGCGCGCCCAGCCAGCTGCCGGAACCCATCACCCTGGAAGGCCTGCTGGCGCACGCGAACACCGACCCGCTGGCCCGCGCCGTCTGGGAGGAAGCCGGGCACCACCTGGGCGTCGCCATCAGCACCACCCTGAACCTGTTCAACCCGCAGGCCGTGGTGATCGGCGGGCGGCTCGCACAGGCCGGCGAGGTGCTGCTCGGCGCCATCCGCGCCAGCGCGCAGGGCCGCACCATGCGCATCAACGTGGACCGCGCCCGCATCGACCTGGGCACCCTTGGCGTGGACGCCGGCGTGCGCGGGGCCGGCGCCATGATGCTCGACTCGCTGTTCACCCCGCGCGGCCTGCCGCACCTGTACGGCATCGCCCGCATGGCGCAGAACACCCGCGACATCGGCGAGGCCTCCGCCAGCCGCGCCCCACCGGCCGGCCCGTCCCCACCCCGCCCCGCCGAGCGCACCACCCACCCCCCGACCCGTCCCGTTTCTCACGGAGGAACACCATGA
- the lysS gene encoding lysine--tRNA ligase, with protein sequence MSDGSTPTNRREGLHEQTVSRLNNLDAQVAAGFEAYPYTYARTHHARDVLAAHPADAVGEDGAPKWEAGQEWPETEYALAGRVTLMRHMGKAAFADLNDEFGKIQLHFSKQDTGNFDPTKKIDLGDIIGVRGFPFVTKTGQLTLRVTSWQPLVKSLHPLPSKFHGLQDEELRARRRYLDLMVTDGAREKFQARSRMIRFVRNELDRMGFMEVEGPTLQVTAGGAEARPFMTHHNALSHDFKLRISLELYLKRLLVGGFEKVYEIGRVYRNEGIDRTHNPEFTMLELYWAYVDYADIAKLVEDLLSGLAMEVHGSYKFGYQGRELDFTPPFARVDYLGGLREHVPGLDFDPLDLDRLRAFCDERFPQWKAVPSYKLLDKLFGEFVEPLLTNPTFVMDHPAVISPLAKRHRTRTEDVTERFEVFCSGFELANAFSELNDAFDQRERFEAQSARQAAGDDEAHPQDEDFLLALEYGMPPAGGLGIGIDRLAMLLTDSDSIRDVLLFPLLRPEGTGGEAEAGE encoded by the coding sequence ATGTCTGATGGTTCCACTCCCACCAACCGCCGCGAGGGTCTGCACGAGCAGACCGTCAGCCGCCTGAACAACCTGGACGCCCAGGTGGCCGCCGGCTTCGAGGCGTACCCGTACACCTACGCACGCACCCACCACGCCCGCGACGTGCTGGCCGCGCATCCCGCCGATGCGGTGGGCGAGGACGGCGCGCCGAAGTGGGAGGCCGGGCAGGAGTGGCCGGAAACGGAGTACGCCCTGGCTGGCCGCGTGACCCTGATGCGCCACATGGGCAAGGCAGCCTTCGCGGACCTCAACGACGAGTTCGGCAAGATCCAGTTGCACTTCTCCAAGCAGGACACCGGGAACTTCGATCCCACCAAGAAGATCGACCTGGGCGACATCATCGGCGTGCGCGGCTTCCCGTTCGTCACGAAGACCGGGCAGCTGACGCTGCGCGTGACCTCCTGGCAGCCGCTGGTCAAGAGCCTGCACCCGCTGCCCAGCAAGTTCCACGGCCTGCAGGACGAGGAACTGCGTGCGCGGCGCCGTTACCTGGACCTGATGGTCACCGACGGTGCCCGCGAGAAGTTCCAGGCGCGCAGCCGCATGATCCGCTTCGTGCGCAATGAACTGGACCGCATGGGATTCATGGAGGTCGAGGGGCCGACCCTGCAAGTAACGGCCGGGGGTGCCGAGGCGCGGCCCTTCATGACGCACCACAACGCGCTCTCACACGACTTCAAGCTGCGGATCAGCCTGGAACTGTACCTGAAGCGGCTGCTGGTGGGCGGCTTCGAGAAGGTGTACGAGATCGGCCGCGTGTACCGCAACGAGGGGATCGACCGGACGCACAACCCGGAATTCACGATGCTGGAACTGTACTGGGCTTACGTGGACTACGCGGACATCGCGAAGCTGGTCGAGGACCTGCTGAGCGGGCTGGCGATGGAGGTGCACGGCTCGTACAAGTTCGGGTACCAGGGCCGGGAGCTGGATTTCACGCCGCCGTTCGCGCGCGTGGATTACCTGGGTGGTCTGCGTGAGCACGTGCCGGGGCTGGATTTCGATCCGCTGGATCTGGATCGCCTGCGGGCGTTCTGTGACGAGCGCTTCCCGCAGTGGAAGGCGGTGCCCAGTTACAAGCTGCTGGACAAGCTGTTCGGGGAGTTCGTGGAGCCGCTGCTGACCAACCCGACGTTCGTGATGGACCACCCGGCGGTGATCAGCCCGCTCGCCAAGCGGCACCGCACCCGCACGGAGGACGTCACGGAGCGCTTCGAGGTGTTCTGCTCGGGCTTCGAACTGGCGAACGCGTTCAGCGAACTGAATGACGCCTTCGATCAGCGCGAGCGGTTCGAGGCGCAGAGTGCCCGTCAGGCGGCCGGGGACGACGAGGCGCACCCGCAGGACGAGGATTTCCTGCTGGCGCTGGAGTACGGCATGCCTCCGGCGGGTGGCCTGGGGATCGGCATCGACCGTCTGGCGATGCTGCTGACTGACAGCGACTCGATCCGGGACGTGCTGCTGTTCCCGCTGCTGCGCCCCGAGGGCACGGGCGGCGAGGCGGAGGCTGGCGAGTAG
- a CDS encoding GreA/GreB family elongation factor has translation MAQATRQVKLTREGFERLQKSLDQEMGRLAEATRILQEQMETSSDTEDTGLEDAKREKMNIEARIEELEDTLARATVIEDHENEGRVELGAIVVLGNETTKKDMKVQVVSAPEAAVTGGSLPRVSEDSPVGKELMGRKKGEAFVVNLDNGRQMKYKVKSIEY, from the coding sequence GTGGCACAAGCGACCAGACAGGTGAAACTCACACGTGAAGGGTTCGAACGCCTTCAGAAATCACTCGATCAGGAGATGGGCCGGCTGGCCGAGGCGACCCGCATCCTGCAGGAGCAGATGGAAACCAGTTCCGACACCGAGGACACCGGACTGGAGGACGCCAAGCGCGAGAAGATGAACATCGAGGCGCGCATCGAGGAACTCGAGGACACCCTGGCCCGCGCGACCGTCATCGAGGACCACGAGAACGAGGGCCGCGTGGAACTCGGCGCGATCGTGGTGCTGGGCAACGAGACCACCAAGAAGGACATGAAGGTGCAGGTCGTCAGCGCCCCCGAGGCGGCCGTGACCGGCGGGAGTCTGCCGCGCGTCAGCGAGGACAGCCCGGTCGGGAAGGAACTGATGGGCCGCAAGAAGGGCGAGGCTTTCGTGGTGAACCTCGACAACGGCCGGCAGATGAAGTACAAGGTCAAGAGCATCGAGTACTGA
- a CDS encoding MFS transporter, whose translation MSRSGKLPAHPSPTAAGGRMPLSLLATGTAAFFTLGLIQAMYGPSFPLFQARYGVSTAGVGVIASAHFLGSAIAPPLVGLLLRRLSVRAGMSFSLLVLAAGMLGVVFAPTWALAVAAAFVGGLGLGGVSACLNAAYASVGARAVNLVNAVFGVGSMVSPLLVAGLTGAGAGVATGIPGGPFLVVAALCAVTFVVGRVWGVPDIAPAPPDGAPARPGVQFALFAALIASYVGLEAGYGAWTVRYLTELRVADAALILSAFWAALTVGRILTGVFAARLRPERVVLGSAAGLLLCALAASVPGLAGAAFVLAGLALAPVFGTTLAWLTRTLSARLVPFLLVAGSLGGVVAPALLGVLFARWGAPAIPVFLGVLAALLALFTVLAARQARAGAGGAAMP comes from the coding sequence GTGAGTCGTTCCGGGAAGCTGCCCGCCCATCCGTCCCCCACTGCCGCCGGGGGGCGGATGCCGCTGTCCCTGCTGGCGACCGGCACCGCCGCGTTCTTCACGCTGGGCCTGATCCAGGCGATGTACGGCCCCAGCTTCCCGCTGTTCCAGGCGCGGTACGGGGTCAGCACGGCGGGTGTGGGCGTGATCGCCAGCGCGCACTTCCTGGGGTCGGCCATCGCGCCGCCGCTGGTGGGCCTGCTGCTGCGGCGCCTGAGCGTCCGGGCCGGCATGTCGTTCAGTCTGCTGGTCCTGGCGGCCGGCATGCTGGGCGTGGTGTTCGCGCCCACCTGGGCGCTGGCGGTCGCGGCGGCCTTCGTGGGTGGCCTGGGCCTGGGCGGGGTCAGCGCCTGCCTGAACGCCGCGTACGCCAGCGTGGGCGCGCGGGCCGTGAATCTCGTGAACGCCGTGTTCGGGGTGGGCAGCATGGTGTCGCCGCTGCTGGTCGCGGGCCTGACGGGCGCGGGGGCCGGCGTGGCGACCGGCATCCCCGGCGGGCCGTTCCTGGTGGTGGCGGCCCTGTGCGCCGTGACGTTCGTGGTGGGCCGCGTGTGGGGCGTGCCGGACATCGCCCCGGCCCCCCCGGACGGCGCTCCGGCGCGGCCCGGCGTGCAGTTCGCGCTGTTCGCGGCATTGATCGCCAGTTACGTGGGCCTGGAAGCCGGGTACGGCGCGTGGACCGTGCGGTACCTGACCGAACTGCGCGTGGCGGACGCCGCGCTGATCCTGAGTGCGTTCTGGGCGGCCCTGACGGTCGGCCGGATCCTGACCGGCGTGTTCGCCGCGCGGCTGCGCCCCGAGCGGGTCGTGCTGGGCAGCGCGGCCGGGCTGCTGCTGTGCGCGCTGGCGGCGTCGGTGCCGGGACTGGCTGGCGCGGCGTTCGTGCTGGCGGGGCTGGCGCTCGCGCCGGTGTTCGGGACCACCCTGGCGTGGCTGACCCGCACCCTGTCGGCGCGGCTGGTGCCGTTCCTGCTGGTGGCCGGGTCGCTGGGCGGCGTGGTCGCCCCGGCGCTGCTGGGCGTGCTGTTCGCCCGCTGGGGCGCGCCGGCCATCCCGGTATTCCTGGGTGTTCTGGCCGCCCTGCTGGCGCTTTTCACCGTGCTGGCGGCCCGGCAGGCCCGCGCGGGGGCGGGGGGGGCGGCCATGCCCTAG
- a CDS encoding endonuclease MutS2, protein MSFDARALSALDFPRVLDALAERSATSLGVERARGLRPSDDPERIARELDEVEDALFGVSLSLGGIQDIRELHARAAEGRVLSGSELLSAAYSLDGAMTVKRAIGVNSRGPLREVAVGLGDHSELVRRVLSALDRDGAVRDDASPRLRDLRKRIEPLRGRIRERLTATLEKWSDVLQEHIVTIRRDRYVLPVQASRVGQVQGIIVDASATGQTYFVEPAAVTQLNNELTRLILDEEAEVRRILTELSGLLAGDADVPMTLVTIGELDLIASKARLARDWRLNRPEQVTDGTYDLREVRHPLIENPVANDLSLGETKLLLITGPNMGGKTATIKTLGLAVLMHQCGLYVAAASAKLPVVRDVLVDIGDEQSIEASLSTFASHLKHLRYVLRHAAPDTLVLVDELGSGTDPNEGAALAQSLIETLLAQDARGVITSHLSPLKLFALETPGLKNASMGFDVDTLAPTYVLQVGQPGRSFALAIAQRMGLPADVLRRAEDLLGPDAGLMERMLEGLEREREDLRAQLEGTAAARRDAEAELGRVRQERETLELRRNEMLAEASQKAESLYADAIERVRTLRARAQEDSARPRVMQELRELRVSAQKARPAPIVREERGDPIRVGSRVDVPAYNATGQVLELRGDDLVVQLGVMKVGVKRRDVRLKQEPKVTAPRTRGPRTAFAGAVAASTFQNELQLRGMGVEEAVEELRTAVLEAHALKESPLRVVHGKGQGVLRRLLREYLKSDKKVESFHDAEANQGGHGVTIVNIRR, encoded by the coding sequence ATGTCTTTCGATGCCCGCGCCCTGTCCGCTCTTGATTTTCCCCGTGTTCTCGATGCGCTGGCCGAGCGCAGTGCCACGTCGCTGGGCGTAGAACGTGCCCGTGGGTTGCGGCCCTCGGACGACCCGGAGCGGATCGCGCGGGAACTCGATGAGGTCGAGGACGCGCTGTTCGGCGTGAGCCTCAGCCTGGGCGGCATTCAGGACATCCGCGAGTTGCACGCCCGCGCCGCCGAGGGCCGCGTCCTGTCGGGTTCGGAGCTGCTGAGCGCGGCGTACTCGCTGGACGGCGCGATGACCGTCAAGCGGGCCATCGGCGTGAACTCGCGCGGGCCGCTGCGCGAGGTGGCGGTCGGGCTGGGCGATCACAGCGAACTGGTGCGCCGCGTCCTGAGCGCCCTGGACCGGGACGGCGCGGTGCGGGACGACGCCAGCCCCCGCCTGCGCGACCTGCGTAAGCGCATCGAGCCGCTGCGCGGCCGCATCCGCGAGCGCCTGACCGCCACGCTGGAGAAGTGGTCGGACGTACTTCAGGAGCACATCGTCACCATCCGCCGCGACCGGTACGTGCTGCCGGTGCAGGCCAGCCGCGTGGGGCAGGTTCAGGGCATCATCGTGGACGCCAGCGCGACCGGGCAGACGTACTTCGTGGAACCGGCCGCCGTGACGCAGCTGAACAACGAACTGACCCGCCTGATCCTCGACGAGGAAGCCGAGGTGCGCCGCATCCTGACGGAACTCTCGGGCCTGCTGGCGGGCGACGCGGACGTGCCCATGACGCTCGTGACGATCGGGGAACTGGACCTGATCGCCTCCAAGGCCCGATTGGCGCGTGACTGGCGCCTGAATCGCCCTGAGCAGGTCACGGACGGCACGTACGACCTGCGCGAGGTGCGCCACCCGCTGATCGAGAACCCAGTCGCGAACGACCTCTCGCTCGGCGAGACGAAACTGCTGCTGATCACCGGCCCGAACATGGGCGGCAAGACCGCGACCATCAAGACGCTGGGCCTCGCGGTCCTGATGCACCAGTGCGGCCTGTACGTCGCGGCGGCCAGCGCGAAACTCCCCGTGGTGCGCGACGTGCTGGTGGACATCGGCGACGAGCAGAGCATCGAGGCGAGCCTGTCCACCTTCGCCTCTCACCTCAAGCACCTGCGGTACGTGCTGCGGCACGCCGCGCCCGACACGCTGGTGCTGGTGGACGAGCTGGGCAGCGGTACCGACCCGAACGAGGGCGCGGCGCTGGCGCAGTCCCTGATCGAGACGCTGCTGGCGCAGGACGCGCGCGGCGTGATCACCTCGCACCTGTCCCCGCTGAAGCTGTTCGCCCTGGAAACACCCGGCCTGAAGAACGCCTCCATGGGCTTCGACGTGGACACCCTGGCCCCCACCTACGTGTTGCAGGTCGGGCAGCCGGGCCGGTCGTTCGCACTGGCCATCGCGCAGCGCATGGGCCTGCCCGCCGACGTGCTGCGCCGCGCCGAGGACCTGCTCGGTCCCGACGCCGGCCTGATGGAACGCATGCTGGAGGGCCTGGAACGCGAACGCGAGGACCTGCGCGCCCAGCTGGAAGGCACCGCCGCCGCCCGCCGCGACGCCGAGGCCGAACTGGGCCGCGTGCGCCAGGAACGCGAGACCCTCGAGCTGCGCCGCAACGAGATGCTCGCCGAGGCCAGCCAGAAGGCCGAATCCCTGTACGCCGACGCCATCGAACGCGTCCGCACGCTGCGGGCCCGCGCGCAGGAGGACAGCGCCCGCCCGCGCGTCATGCAGGAACTGCGCGAACTGCGCGTCTCGGCGCAGAAGGCCCGCCCGGCGCCGATCGTGCGGGAGGAACGCGGCGACCCCATCCGCGTGGGCAGCCGCGTGGACGTCCCCGCCTACAACGCCACCGGGCAGGTGCTCGAACTGCGCGGCGACGATCTGGTCGTGCAACTGGGCGTCATGAAGGTCGGCGTCAAACGCCGCGACGTGCGCCTCAAGCAGGAACCCAAGGTCACGGCCCCCAGAACGCGCGGCCCGCGCACCGCCTTCGCCGGGGCGGTCGCCGCCAGCACCTTCCAGAACGAACTGCAACTGCGCGGCATGGGCGTCGAGGAAGCCGTCGAGGAACTCCGGACCGCCGTTCTGGAAGCCCACGCCCTGAAGGAAAGCCCGCTGCGCGTCGTGCACGGCAAGGGCCAGGGCGTGTTGCGCCGCCTGCTGCGCGAGTACCTGAAGAGCGACAAGAAGGTCGAATCCTTCCACGACGCCGAGGCCAACCAGGGCGGGCACGGCGTCACCATCGTGAACATCCGCCGCTGA
- a CDS encoding DIP1984 family protein: MKLAEALIERADLQKRAAQLEERLVKNLLVQEGEAPAEDPQALLREFAEVAARLEALLPRIHRANLRATLPDGRTLTDALTRRDLLDLRLRVLRRAAATASDRPTRYSNSEVRILSAIPTRELQVQVDALAKERRELDTQLQQANWLTDLPE; this comes from the coding sequence ATGAAACTCGCCGAGGCCCTGATCGAACGCGCCGACCTGCAAAAACGCGCCGCGCAACTGGAAGAACGCCTCGTGAAGAACCTGCTGGTGCAGGAAGGCGAGGCGCCCGCCGAGGACCCGCAGGCCCTGCTGCGCGAGTTCGCGGAGGTCGCCGCGCGGCTGGAGGCCCTGCTGCCCCGCATTCACCGCGCGAACCTGCGCGCCACCCTCCCGGATGGCCGGACCCTGACGGACGCCCTGACCCGCCGCGACCTGCTGGACCTGCGCCTGCGGGTGCTGCGCCGCGCCGCCGCGACCGCCAGCGACCGCCCCACCCGCTACAGCAACAGCGAGGTGCGGATCCTGTCCGCCATTCCCACCCGCGAGTTGCAGGTGCAGGTGGACGCCCTGGCGAAGGAACGCCGGGAACTGGACACGCAGCTGCAACAGGCGAACTGGTTGACGGACCTGCCCGAGTAA
- a CDS encoding replication-associated recombination protein A, which produces MTLFDPPAPLAERLRPRTVAEVVGQTHLLGPGRPLTRVLQSGRLGSLILWGPPGVGKTTLARLLAGEVGAHFIPLSAVTAGVKDVRDATAEAERLRGRGQKTILFLDEIHRFNKAQQDALLPHVESGLLTLIGATTENPSFEVNPALRSRARTLVLEALKPEEVRGLLERALTDERGLSGVTAEEEALDLLARLAEGDARRALSTLEVASTLSNPVTQGAITEAFGRHLPQMDKNGEDFYNLISALHKSVRGSHVDGALYWLARMVEGGADPLYVARRVVRMAAEDIGLADPQALRLAVAARDTVEFLGSPEGDLALAQAVVYLALAPKSNSVYVAWKNALNAVREGAGPDGGSLAIPLHLRNAPTALMRQQGYGKGYAYYFDDPEGSFNQNYLPDGVQLDLYAPTGEGWEARVAERWRKLRDAHGDGESAGN; this is translated from the coding sequence GTGACGCTGTTCGACCCGCCCGCTCCCCTCGCCGAACGCCTGCGGCCCCGCACGGTCGCGGAGGTCGTGGGACAGACGCACCTGCTCGGCCCCGGCCGACCCCTGACGCGCGTGCTGCAATCCGGGCGGCTGGGCAGCCTGATCCTGTGGGGGCCGCCCGGCGTGGGCAAGACCACCCTGGCCCGGCTGCTGGCCGGCGAGGTCGGCGCGCATTTCATTCCGCTCTCGGCGGTCACGGCGGGCGTGAAGGACGTGCGGGACGCCACCGCAGAGGCCGAACGCCTGCGCGGCCGGGGCCAGAAGACCATCCTGTTCCTCGACGAGATCCACCGCTTCAACAAGGCGCAGCAGGACGCGCTGCTGCCGCACGTCGAGTCGGGCCTGCTGACCCTGATCGGCGCGACCACCGAGAACCCCAGCTTCGAGGTGAACCCCGCCCTGCGCTCCCGCGCCCGCACGCTGGTCCTCGAAGCCCTGAAGCCGGAAGAAGTACGCGGCCTGCTGGAACGCGCCCTGACCGACGAACGCGGCCTGAGCGGCGTGACCGCCGAGGAAGAGGCGCTGGACCTGCTCGCCCGCCTCGCGGAAGGGGACGCCCGCCGCGCCCTGAGCACCCTGGAAGTCGCCAGCACCCTCAGTAACCCCGTCACGCAGGGCGCGATCACCGAGGCGTTCGGGCGGCACCTGCCGCAGATGGACAAGAACGGCGAGGACTTCTACAACCTCATCAGCGCGCTGCACAAGAGCGTGCGCGGCAGCCACGTGGACGGCGCGCTGTACTGGCTGGCCCGCATGGTCGAGGGCGGCGCCGACCCCCTGTACGTCGCGCGGCGCGTGGTCCGCATGGCCGCCGAGGACATCGGCCTCGCCGACCCGCAGGCCCTGCGGCTGGCTGTAGCCGCGCGCGACACTGTCGAATTCCTCGGCAGTCCCGAAGGCGACCTCGCCCTCGCGCAGGCGGTCGTGTACCTCGCCCTCGCCCCCAAGAGCAACTCCGTGTACGTGGCGTGGAAGAACGCCCTGAACGCCGTGCGCGAGGGCGCCGGACCCGACGGAGGCAGCCTCGCCATCCCGCTGCACCTGCGCAACGCCCCCACCGCCCTCATGCGCCAGCAGGGCTACGGCAAAGGCTACGCGTACTACTTCGACGATCCCGAAGGCAGCTTCAACCAGAACTACCTGCCAGACGGCGTGCAACTGGACCTCTACGCGCCCACCGGCGAAGGCTGGGAAGCCCGCGTCGCCGAACGCTGGCGCAAACTCCGGGACGCCCACGGGGACGGGGAGAGCGCCGGGAACTGA